A genomic region of Rhodanobacter sp. contains the following coding sequences:
- a CDS encoding DUF3488 and transglutaminase-like domain-containing protein: MTTAATALDTRSFDLVALAFAATLALHTPHLPWWLSAPLVLAIGLRWRLRRQHHVRTPMWMKLPLLALLVLAVIAHYGNVFGQAPGTALAAGLLALKLLETETVRDARVGVGFACFLLMAALLFDQSLVATVAVALGLLPPLAALRSLEPGRRAPVALWRDLVPGATLLATALPLAVLAFLLVPRLSSPLWGAANNTEQRSGLADSMTPAGFTQLLIDDSPALRVSFDGPPPPPDRRYFRAYVMSRYDGISWTYRDVVNQPPAPVEAVAGLRYRISLEPTRQHVLPTLDMPLTAPPGASLRRDRVLMADKPVDKLRDYTMTSATAYRLEPQLGRHHARWLQLPAGFNPRTLALGQSWRERYGNDDDAIVRAALALFHDGGFSYTLSPAPLGRDAMDDFLFVTHEGFCEHYASAFTVLMRAAGIPARVVTGYQGGYWNAMGRYLLVRNSDAHAWSEVWLAGRGWVRVDPTAAVHPQRISLGAAAAAPGQLPWYEDGWLQSLRNHWDIVNRWWNIGVNGFNALRQRSLLKPFGVDETDTSTLASLLAASCVLAMLAGLAWVWRRREPEDAVRAALRLLERKLARRGVARRPGEGPRDYLSRAADALPAQRDRLTELMHRYLELRYAQAKPTPELLRALQRAVRDFSVGRVVK, encoded by the coding sequence ATGACAACCGCAGCCACCGCGCTGGACACGCGCAGCTTCGATCTCGTCGCGCTCGCCTTCGCCGCCACGCTCGCGCTGCACACGCCGCACCTGCCCTGGTGGCTCAGTGCGCCGCTGGTGCTGGCCATCGGCCTGCGCTGGCGGCTGCGCCGGCAGCATCATGTGCGCACTCCCATGTGGATGAAGTTGCCGCTGCTGGCGCTGCTGGTGCTCGCCGTCATCGCTCACTACGGCAACGTGTTCGGACAGGCGCCCGGCACCGCACTGGCCGCGGGCCTGCTGGCGCTGAAGCTGCTGGAAACCGAAACGGTGCGCGATGCGCGCGTGGGCGTGGGCTTCGCCTGCTTCCTCCTGATGGCCGCCCTGCTGTTCGACCAGAGCCTCGTCGCCACCGTCGCGGTGGCACTGGGTCTGCTGCCGCCGCTCGCCGCGCTGCGTTCGCTGGAGCCCGGACGCCGGGCACCGGTCGCCTTGTGGCGCGACCTGGTCCCCGGCGCGACCCTGCTGGCGACCGCATTGCCGCTGGCCGTACTGGCCTTTCTGCTGGTGCCGCGGCTCAGTTCACCGCTGTGGGGCGCCGCGAACAACACCGAACAGCGCAGCGGCCTGGCCGACAGCATGACGCCGGCTGGCTTCACCCAACTGCTGATCGACGACAGCCCCGCACTGCGCGTGAGCTTCGACGGTCCGCCACCACCGCCCGACCGCCGCTATTTCCGTGCCTACGTGATGAGCCGCTACGACGGCATCAGCTGGACGTACCGCGACGTGGTCAACCAGCCGCCGGCTCCCGTCGAGGCCGTCGCCGGCCTGCGCTACCGCATCAGCCTGGAGCCGACCCGGCAACACGTGCTGCCCACGCTGGACATGCCGCTGACCGCGCCGCCAGGAGCCAGCCTGCGCCGCGACCGCGTGCTGATGGCCGACAAACCGGTGGACAAGCTGCGCGACTACACGATGACGTCCGCCACCGCCTACCGGCTGGAGCCGCAGTTGGGCCGCCATCACGCCCGCTGGCTGCAACTGCCCGCGGGCTTCAACCCGCGCACGCTGGCGCTGGGCCAGTCGTGGCGCGAGCGATACGGCAACGACGACGATGCCATCGTGCGGGCGGCACTCGCGCTGTTCCACGACGGCGGCTTCAGCTACACCCTGTCGCCCGCGCCGTTGGGCCGCGACGCGATGGACGACTTCCTGTTCGTCACGCACGAAGGTTTCTGCGAACACTACGCCTCGGCGTTCACCGTGCTGATGCGCGCCGCCGGCATCCCGGCGCGCGTGGTCACCGGCTACCAGGGCGGCTATTGGAACGCGATGGGACGCTACCTGCTGGTTCGCAATTCCGATGCGCATGCGTGGAGCGAAGTGTGGCTGGCCGGCCGCGGCTGGGTGCGCGTCGACCCCACCGCCGCCGTGCATCCGCAGCGCATCAGCCTCGGCGCCGCCGCTGCGGCGCCCGGCCAGTTGCCGTGGTACGAGGACGGCTGGCTGCAATCGCTGCGCAATCACTGGGACATCGTCAACCGCTGGTGGAACATCGGCGTTAATGGTTTCAACGCGCTGCGCCAGCGCAGCCTGCTGAAGCCGTTCGGCGTCGACGAGACGGATACCTCGACGCTGGCGTCGCTGCTCGCCGCATCCTGCGTGCTGGCGATGCTGGCGGGTTTGGCGTGGGTGTGGCGGCGACGCGAGCCGGAGGACGCCGTGCGCGCCGCATTGCGCCTGCTGGAACGCAAGCTGGCCCGACGGGGCGTGGCGCGGCGGCCCGGCGAAGGCCCGCGCGACTACCTGTCGCGCGCCGCCGACGCCCTGCCTGCGCAGCGCGACCGCCTGACCGAACTGATGCACCGCTATCTGGAACTGCGTTATGCCCAAGCCAAACCGACGCCTGAACTCCTGCGTGCGCTGCAACGCGCGGTTCGGGATTTTTCCGTCGGTCGCGTGGTCAAATGA
- a CDS encoding histidine triad nucleotide-binding protein yields MGDTIFGKIIRREIPADIVYEDDELLAFRDLNPQAPVHVLFIPKKAIPTLDDATPEDAALLGRLLLAAAEYARREGLAEQGYRVVNNCREYGGQTVYHLHLHLLAGRHLGWPPG; encoded by the coding sequence ATGGGCGACACCATCTTCGGCAAGATCATCCGGCGCGAGATTCCCGCCGACATCGTCTACGAGGACGACGAGTTGCTGGCGTTCCGCGATCTGAATCCGCAAGCGCCGGTGCATGTGCTGTTCATTCCGAAAAAAGCGATTCCCACGCTGGACGATGCGACGCCGGAGGATGCCGCGCTGCTGGGCCGCCTGTTGCTGGCCGCCGCCGAGTACGCGCGGCGCGAGGGCTTGGCCGAGCAGGGCTATCGCGTGGTCAACAACTGCCGCGAATACGGCGGCCAGACCGTGTACCACCTGCATCTGCACCTGCTTGCCGGCCGGCATCTGGGCTGGCCGCCGGGCTGA
- the recR gene encoding recombination mediator RecR: MSKLLTDLIDALRCLPGVGGKSAQRMAFHLLERDRERGLKLADALREAMQRIGHCARCRNFSEEPLCAICAGSSRDRQLLCVVESPVDLAAIEQATGYRGQYFVLHGRLSPLDGLGPEELGLAQLAQRLGEGEVEELIIATNPTVEGEATAHYLAQLARAGGVRPTRLAHGVPLGGELEFVDRGTLAHAFGGRQLL, encoded by the coding sequence ATGAGCAAGCTGCTGACCGATCTGATCGATGCATTGCGCTGCCTGCCCGGCGTGGGCGGCAAGAGTGCTCAGCGGATGGCCTTCCACCTGCTGGAGCGCGACCGCGAGCGCGGCCTGAAGCTGGCCGACGCACTGCGCGAAGCGATGCAGCGCATCGGGCACTGCGCGCGCTGCCGCAACTTCAGCGAGGAGCCGCTGTGCGCGATCTGCGCCGGCAGCAGCCGCGACCGCCAGTTGCTGTGCGTGGTGGAGTCGCCGGTGGACCTGGCGGCCATCGAGCAGGCCACCGGCTATCGCGGGCAGTACTTCGTGCTGCACGGGCGGCTGTCGCCGCTGGACGGCCTGGGGCCGGAGGAGCTGGGCCTGGCGCAGCTCGCGCAGCGTCTCGGCGAGGGCGAGGTGGAAGAACTGATCATCGCCACCAACCCCACGGTGGAAGGCGAGGCCACCGCGCACTACCTGGCACAGCTGGCGCGCGCCGGCGGCGTGCGGCCCACGCGGCTGGCGCACGGCGTGCCGCTGGGCGGCGAACTGGAATTCGTGGACCGCGGCACGCTGGCGCATGCGTTCGGCGGCCGTCAGCTGCTCTAG
- a CDS encoding YbaB/EbfC family nucleoid-associated protein, whose product MRGQIGQLMQQAQRMQEDMKRAQEEIAKLEVTGSAGGGLVSVTMSGAHEVRKVSIDRQTFADDPEMAEDLVAAAINDAVNKVAQASRDRMGNVTAGMSLPPGFKMPF is encoded by the coding sequence ATGAGAGGTCAGATCGGCCAGCTGATGCAGCAGGCCCAGCGCATGCAGGAAGACATGAAGCGTGCGCAGGAAGAGATCGCCAAGCTGGAAGTCACCGGCAGCGCCGGCGGCGGGCTGGTGAGCGTGACCATGAGCGGCGCGCACGAGGTGCGCAAGGTCAGCATCGACCGCCAGACCTTCGCCGACGATCCGGAAATGGCCGAGGACCTGGTTGCCGCCGCGATCAACGACGCGGTGAACAAGGTGGCCCAGGCCAGCCGCGACCGGATGGGCAACGTCACCGCCGGCATGAGTCTGCCGCCGGGCTTCAAGATGCCATTTTGA
- a CDS encoding proline racemase family protein — protein MPILDFIDSHTGGEPTRVILSGFPDLGAGTPAERLRVFREKHDRWRQAIACEPRGSDTMVGALLLPPASADACAGVIYFNNVGYLGMCGHGTIGLIRTLQHLGRLSPGAHRLETPVGTVGVALHDDGRVSVENVESYRHAHDVALEVPGHGTVHGDVAWGGNWFFITRDTPLPLTLTNQRALTAYAEAIRSALEMAGITGADGAEIDHIELNEHVDQTGADARNFVLCPGMAYDRSPCGTGTSAKLACLAADGALAPGQVWRQAGILGSVFEARYQPGARGVLPHVTGSAHITVQGQLRIDDADPLAWGIGAA, from the coding sequence ATGCCCATCCTCGATTTCATCGACTCGCACACCGGCGGCGAACCCACCCGGGTGATCCTGTCCGGCTTTCCGGACCTCGGCGCCGGCACGCCGGCCGAACGCCTGCGCGTCTTCCGCGAAAAACACGACCGCTGGCGCCAAGCCATCGCCTGCGAACCGCGCGGCTCGGACACCATGGTCGGCGCCCTGCTGCTGCCGCCCGCGAGCGCCGACGCCTGTGCCGGCGTGATCTATTTCAACAACGTCGGCTACCTCGGCATGTGCGGCCACGGCACCATCGGCCTGATCCGCACCCTGCAGCATCTCGGCCGCCTGTCGCCGGGCGCGCACCGGCTGGAGACCCCGGTCGGCACGGTCGGCGTGGCCCTGCACGACGACGGCCGCGTGTCGGTGGAGAACGTGGAAAGCTACCGCCACGCGCACGACGTCGCGCTGGAAGTGCCCGGCCACGGCACCGTGCACGGCGACGTGGCCTGGGGCGGCAACTGGTTCTTCATCACCCGCGACACGCCGCTGCCGCTGACCCTGACCAACCAGCGCGCGCTCACCGCCTACGCCGAGGCGATCCGCAGCGCGCTCGAAATGGCCGGCATCACCGGCGCCGACGGGGCCGAGATCGATCACATCGAACTCAACGAACACGTCGACCAGACCGGCGCCGATGCGCGCAACTTCGTGCTGTGTCCCGGCATGGCCTACGACCGCTCGCCCTGCGGCACCGGCACCAGCGCCAAGCTGGCTTGCCTCGCGGCGGACGGGGCGCTGGCGCCCGGCCAGGTCTGGCGCCAGGCCGGCATCCTCGGCAGCGTGTTCGAGGCCCGTTACCAGCCCGGCGCGCGCGGCGTGCTGCCGCACGTCACCGGCAGCGCCCACATCACCGTGCAGGGCCAGTTGCGGATCGACGACGCCGATCCGCTGGCCTGGGGCATAGGCGCGGCGTGA
- a CDS encoding FAD-dependent oxidoreductase, whose protein sequence is MSGDALIVIGAGIVGAACAERASAEGFAVTLVESGTVGGGATAAAMGHLVAMDDDPAELALSHYSLDLWNALADLPQAQFSRCGTLWVAAEERELAGIPAKLDRLVAAGIQAEAVDATALYQLEPMLAPGLAGGMLVPHEAVVYGPAVAMHLADCAQSRGARLLRGRARRLTRGGVELEDGQILRGTVLVATGCALPELLPDLPMRARKGHLAITQRHPGLLHHQTLELGYADSAHGSDASSVAFNVQPRPTGQILIGSSREFDDTMDPAVSMPMLRRMLERSFRYMPALRGLDALRVWTGFRPTSIDGRPYIGRVPGMDDVWVAAGHEGLGITTALGTAQLLADQWMQRPSAIDSTPFDPARLAATAAA, encoded by the coding sequence GTGAGCGGCGACGCGCTCATCGTCATCGGCGCCGGCATCGTGGGCGCGGCCTGCGCGGAGCGCGCCAGCGCCGAAGGTTTCGCGGTCACCCTCGTCGAGTCCGGCACCGTCGGCGGCGGCGCCACTGCGGCGGCGATGGGGCACCTGGTGGCGATGGACGACGATCCGGCCGAACTGGCGCTCTCGCATTACTCGCTGGACCTGTGGAACGCGCTGGCCGACCTGCCGCAGGCGCAGTTCAGCCGTTGCGGCACGCTGTGGGTGGCGGCCGAGGAGCGCGAGTTGGCCGGCATCCCCGCCAAGCTCGACCGCCTGGTCGCCGCCGGCATCCAGGCCGAAGCGGTGGACGCCACGGCGCTCTACCAACTGGAGCCGATGCTGGCGCCCGGTCTCGCCGGCGGCATGCTGGTGCCGCACGAGGCCGTGGTGTACGGGCCGGCCGTGGCCATGCATCTGGCCGATTGCGCGCAATCGCGCGGCGCCCGGCTGCTGCGCGGACGGGCGCGGCGGCTCACCCGCGGCGGCGTCGAGCTGGAGGATGGCCAGATCCTGCGCGGTACCGTGCTGGTCGCCACCGGCTGCGCCCTGCCCGAGCTGCTGCCAGACCTGCCGATGCGCGCGCGCAAGGGACACCTGGCGATCACCCAGCGCCATCCCGGTTTGCTGCACCACCAGACGCTGGAACTCGGCTACGCCGACAGCGCGCACGGCAGCGATGCGAGCAGCGTGGCCTTCAACGTGCAACCGCGGCCGACCGGGCAGATCCTGATCGGTTCGTCGCGCGAATTCGACGACACGATGGACCCCGCGGTGTCGATGCCCATGCTGCGCCGCATGCTCGAACGCAGCTTCCGTTACATGCCGGCGTTGCGCGGGCTGGATGCGCTGCGTGTGTGGACCGGATTCCGTCCCACCAGCATCGACGGCCGCCCCTACATCGGGCGGGTGCCCGGCATGGACGACGTGTGGGTCGCCGCCGGCCACGAGGGCCTGGGCATCACCACCGCGCTCGGCACCGCGCAGCTGCTGGCGGACCAATGGATGCAGCGGCCCTCCGCGATCGACAGCACGCCGTTCGACCCGGCGCGGCTTGCCGCCACGGCGGCCGCATGA
- a CDS encoding 2Fe-2S iron-sulfur cluster-binding protein, producing the protein MNGATVRITLNGRPFEVEEGCSVAAAVARLGVPFRHSVRGEPRMPLCGMGVCFECRVCIDGVAGQRACMVPVRAGMQVTTDG; encoded by the coding sequence ATGAACGGCGCGACAGTCCGCATCACGCTCAACGGCCGGCCGTTCGAGGTAGAAGAAGGCTGCAGTGTCGCCGCCGCCGTCGCTCGCCTCGGCGTGCCGTTTCGTCATTCGGTGCGCGGCGAGCCGCGCATGCCCCTGTGCGGCATGGGCGTGTGTTTCGAATGCCGCGTATGCATCGACGGCGTCGCCGGGCAACGCGCGTGCATGGTGCCGGTGCGCGCCGGCATGCAGGTGACCACCGATGGCTGA
- a CDS encoding FAD/NAD(P)-binding oxidoreductase produces the protein MAERYDVLVAGAGPAGLAAAQAAAAQGARVAVLDAQPRAGGQVWRHDIRHAPSSRAARSIRAGLERPIAWMPGTSVVAAEGDALLVQTPNAAQWLRYRSLVIATGARELLLPFPGWTLPGAVGAGGAQALAKQGWPLAGKRVVVAGSGPLLLAAGATLRKHGAIVLAICEQAEAAALRGFAAGLWRWPGKLLQAAQLRLQLAGVPYRAGTVVRRALPGPNGDALRAVEIESPRGPEKLACDRLAVGYGLLPNMELAHLLGCATRSHGAHAAVQVDARQRTSLDRVYAAGEACGIGGVDCARLEGSIAGLAATDTEVPVNLLRQRDHARAFAASVQRTFDLRPPVRALADADTLVCRCEDVTLGMLAGHADFRGAKLATRCGMGACQGRICGAALAELGRFPQAGCRPPLFPARLSTLAHSESNA, from the coding sequence ATGGCTGAGCGCTACGACGTGCTGGTCGCCGGGGCCGGCCCGGCCGGCCTGGCGGCTGCCCAGGCCGCCGCCGCGCAAGGCGCCCGCGTGGCCGTGCTCGACGCGCAGCCACGCGCAGGCGGGCAGGTCTGGCGCCACGACATCCGTCACGCGCCGTCGTCCCGCGCGGCCCGCAGCATTCGCGCCGGCCTGGAGCGGCCCATCGCATGGATGCCCGGCACGAGCGTTGTGGCCGCCGAAGGCGACGCCCTGCTGGTGCAGACGCCAAACGCCGCGCAATGGCTGCGTTACCGCAGCCTGGTCATCGCCACCGGCGCGCGCGAACTGTTGCTGCCTTTTCCCGGCTGGACACTGCCCGGCGCGGTCGGCGCCGGCGGCGCGCAGGCTTTGGCCAAGCAGGGCTGGCCGCTGGCCGGCAAGCGCGTGGTGGTGGCCGGCAGCGGCCCGTTGCTGCTCGCTGCCGGCGCCACCCTGCGCAAGCATGGCGCCATCGTGCTGGCGATCTGCGAACAGGCCGAAGCCGCCGCGCTGCGCGGCTTCGCCGCCGGCCTGTGGCGATGGCCGGGCAAGCTGCTGCAGGCGGCGCAATTGCGCCTGCAACTGGCCGGCGTGCCGTATCGCGCCGGCACCGTGGTGCGCCGCGCCCTGCCCGGTCCGAACGGCGATGCGTTGCGCGCCGTCGAGATCGAAAGCCCGCGCGGACCGGAGAAGCTCGCCTGCGACAGGCTGGCCGTCGGCTACGGCCTGCTGCCGAACATGGAACTGGCGCACCTGCTCGGCTGCGCCACACGATCGCACGGCGCACACGCCGCGGTGCAGGTGGACGCACGCCAGCGCACCAGCCTCGACCGCGTATACGCCGCCGGCGAAGCCTGCGGCATCGGCGGCGTGGACTGCGCCCGCCTCGAAGGCAGCATCGCCGGCCTCGCCGCAACCGACACCGAGGTTCCCGTCAACTTGCTGCGCCAGCGCGATCACGCCCGCGCCTTCGCCGCCAGCGTGCAGCGCACGTTCGACCTGCGCCCGCCGGTGCGTGCGCTGGCCGATGCGGACACCCTCGTCTGCCGCTGCGAGGACGTGACCCTGGGCATGCTGGCCGGCCATGCGGATTTCCGTGGCGCCAAGCTGGCCACCCGCTGCGGCATGGGCGCCTGCCAGGGGCGCATCTGCGGCGCGGCGCTGGCCGAGCTTGGCCGCTTCCCGCAGGCCGGCTGCCGGCCGCCGCTGTTTCCTGCGCGCCTTTCCACGCTGGCCCATTCCGAATCCAACGCCTGA
- a CDS encoding dihydrodipicolinate synthase family protein encodes MSKASLWHGVIPAITTPFTDDGQVDHDFLARHANQMIDAGCTGIVPLGSLGEAATLGFEEKVAIVRTLVKALDGRAPVIPGIASLSTDEAVRLARACKDAGASGLMVLPVYVYSSDWREMGAHARAVLGATDLPCLLYNNPVAYKTDITPAQMAELAAEFPHLHAVKESSADVRRFAGIQALLGNRLQLLVGMDDAIVEGLAMGATGWIAGLVNAFPRESVRLFELARDGGYAAAKPLYDWFLPLLRLDTVPTFVQLIKLVQEKTGMGSERVRAPRLPVAGVEREQALAVIEHALANRPGR; translated from the coding sequence ATGAGCAAGGCTTCCCTCTGGCACGGCGTCATTCCCGCCATTACCACGCCTTTCACCGACGACGGCCAGGTCGACCACGATTTCCTCGCGCGCCACGCCAACCAGATGATCGACGCCGGCTGCACCGGCATCGTGCCGCTGGGCTCGCTGGGCGAGGCGGCCACGCTGGGTTTCGAGGAGAAGGTCGCCATCGTGCGCACCCTGGTCAAGGCGCTGGACGGACGCGCGCCGGTGATCCCCGGCATCGCCTCGCTGTCCACCGACGAAGCGGTGCGGCTGGCCAGGGCCTGCAAGGACGCAGGCGCCAGCGGCCTGATGGTGCTGCCGGTCTACGTGTATTCCAGCGACTGGCGCGAGATGGGCGCGCACGCCCGCGCGGTGCTCGGCGCCACCGACCTGCCCTGCCTGCTCTACAACAACCCGGTGGCCTACAAGACCGACATCACGCCCGCACAGATGGCCGAACTGGCCGCCGAATTCCCCCACCTGCACGCGGTGAAGGAATCCTCTGCCGACGTGCGCCGCTTCGCCGGCATCCAGGCCTTGCTGGGCAACCGGCTGCAGCTGCTGGTAGGCATGGACGATGCCATCGTCGAGGGGTTGGCGATGGGCGCCACGGGCTGGATCGCCGGCCTGGTCAACGCCTTCCCGCGCGAGTCGGTGCGGCTGTTCGAACTGGCCCGCGACGGCGGCTACGCGGCCGCCAAGCCGCTGTACGACTGGTTCCTGCCGCTGCTGCGGCTGGACACCGTGCCGACCTTCGTGCAACTCATCAAACTGGTGCAGGAAAAAACCGGCATGGGCAGCGAACGCGTGCGCGCACCGCGCCTGCCGGTGGCCGGCGTGGAGCGCGAGCAGGCGCTGGCCGTGATCGAACACGCACTCGCCAACCGCCCAGGCCGCTGA
- a CDS encoding aldehyde dehydrogenase family protein, whose protein sequence is MQTLESILIDGAWRPAVDPQGSFRANDPARAEPVGPHFPVSGPADVESAVQAAASAAPALAAMPAARIADFLDAYADAIAADGDVLVALAHTETALPVEPRLRSGELPRTVDQLRQAARAVRDYAWTDPVIDTANNLRTHRAPLGKPVLVFGPNNFPFAFNAIAGSDFASALAARNPVIAKAHPLHPATSQRLATLAQRAAQSAGLPAASVQMLYHFDSTTGLKLAGDTRLGAIAFTGSRHGGLALKAAADQAGVPFYAELSSVNPVFLLPGALAQRGGEALAQEFFASCTMGSGQFCTNPGVLIVPTDAEAGRGFLDAATALFERSAPKILFSRGGQDAVERAIATLREAGAEVLAGGDPGEGEGFRHRPTLLGVDATDFLRHAEALQTEAFGPVSLIVRTAGVAEMAPVAAAFGGNLTGTLYRADDGRDDAAWRAIAAELRPRVGRLIANKMPTGVAVSPAMNHGGPYPATGHPGFTAVGMPASIHRFTALHCHDGVPDALLPIELRNRNPGGLQRLVDGRWTTADIG, encoded by the coding sequence ATGCAGACACTCGAATCCATCTTGATCGACGGCGCTTGGCGGCCAGCCGTCGACCCGCAGGGCAGCTTCCGCGCCAACGATCCCGCGCGCGCCGAACCCGTCGGGCCGCACTTCCCGGTCAGCGGCCCTGCCGATGTGGAAAGCGCCGTGCAGGCCGCCGCCAGCGCCGCGCCCGCGCTGGCGGCGATGCCGGCCGCACGCATCGCCGATTTCCTCGACGCCTATGCCGACGCCATCGCAGCGGACGGCGACGTGCTGGTCGCACTCGCGCACACCGAGACCGCCCTGCCGGTGGAACCGCGCCTGCGCTCGGGCGAGTTGCCGCGCACCGTCGACCAGTTGCGCCAGGCCGCACGCGCCGTGCGCGATTACGCATGGACCGATCCGGTGATCGACACCGCCAACAACCTGCGCACGCATCGCGCGCCGCTGGGCAAGCCGGTGCTGGTGTTCGGCCCGAACAATTTCCCGTTCGCCTTCAACGCCATCGCCGGCAGCGATTTCGCCTCGGCGCTGGCCGCGCGCAATCCGGTGATCGCCAAGGCGCACCCGCTGCATCCGGCCACCAGCCAGCGGCTGGCGACGCTGGCGCAACGAGCCGCGCAGTCCGCCGGCCTGCCTGCCGCCTCGGTGCAGATGCTCTACCACTTCGATTCCACTACCGGCCTCAAGCTGGCCGGCGACACCCGGCTCGGCGCCATCGCTTTCACCGGCAGCCGCCACGGCGGCCTTGCGCTGAAGGCCGCGGCGGACCAGGCCGGCGTGCCGTTTTACGCGGAGCTGTCCAGCGTGAACCCAGTCTTTCTGCTGCCCGGCGCGCTGGCCCAGCGCGGCGGCGAAGCGCTGGCGCAGGAGTTCTTCGCGTCGTGCACGATGGGCAGCGGCCAGTTCTGCACCAATCCGGGCGTGCTGATCGTGCCGACCGATGCCGAAGCGGGCCGCGGCTTCCTCGACGCTGCGACCGCATTGTTCGAGCGCAGCGCGCCGAAGATCCTGTTCTCGCGCGGCGGCCAGGATGCCGTCGAACGCGCCATCGCAACGCTGCGCGAGGCCGGTGCCGAGGTGCTGGCCGGCGGCGATCCCGGCGAAGGCGAAGGCTTCCGCCATCGGCCCACCCTGCTGGGCGTGGATGCCACGGATTTCCTGCGCCACGCCGAAGCGCTGCAGACCGAGGCGTTCGGCCCGGTGAGCCTGATCGTGCGCACGGCCGGCGTCGCGGAAATGGCGCCCGTGGCCGCCGCGTTCGGCGGCAACCTCACCGGCACGCTCTATCGTGCCGACGATGGCCGCGACGATGCGGCCTGGCGGGCCATCGCGGCGGAACTGCGCCCGCGCGTCGGCCGGCTGATCGCCAACAAGATGCCCACCGGCGTCGCGGTGAGCCCGGCCATGAACCATGGCGGACCTTATCCGGCCACCGGCCACCCGGGTTTCACGGCCGTGGGCATGCCCGCGTCGATCCATCGCTTCACCGCGCTGCACTGCCACGACGGCGTACCGGACGCGCTGCTGCCGATCGAGCTGCGCAACCGCAACCCCGGCGGCTTGCAGCGCCTGGTGGACGGTCGATGGACCACTGCCGACATCGGCTAG
- a CDS encoding MBL fold metallo-hydrolase, whose translation MNWHLHFLGTGAAHAVELGSSAVVLERDGAPLLLIDCGPDTLDRYRVAYGSLPRAIYITHTHMDHIGGMERLFTRVWFDESLRGSIRVFCHAALVPWLQARVADYPGVLAEGGANYWEAFRLVPCTRGFWLDGLWFDVFPARHHRPDTAFGLALAGSFAYTGDTRPIPETLGRHAGGGELVAHDCGLHGNPSHTGIDDIEREYDTALRARLLLYHYGSAADGAALTARGYRVAATGQRIALPPPSPPRADAG comes from the coding sequence ATGAACTGGCATCTGCATTTCCTCGGCACGGGCGCGGCGCACGCGGTGGAGCTGGGCTCCTCGGCGGTGGTGCTGGAACGCGACGGCGCGCCGCTGCTGCTGATCGACTGCGGGCCGGACACGCTGGACCGCTACCGCGTCGCCTACGGCAGCTTGCCGCGCGCGATCTACATCACGCACACGCACATGGACCACATCGGCGGCATGGAGCGCTTGTTCACCCGCGTGTGGTTCGACGAGTCGCTGCGCGGGAGCATCCGCGTGTTTTGCCACGCCGCGCTGGTGCCGTGGCTGCAGGCGCGCGTGGCCGACTATCCCGGCGTGCTGGCCGAAGGCGGCGCGAACTACTGGGAAGCGTTCCGCCTGGTGCCGTGCACGCGCGGTTTCTGGCTGGACGGCCTGTGGTTCGACGTATTCCCCGCACGGCACCACCGCCCCGACACCGCGTTCGGCCTGGCGCTGGCCGGCAGCTTCGCCTATACCGGCGACACGCGGCCGATACCGGAGACGCTCGGCCGCCATGCCGGCGGCGGGGAACTGGTCGCGCACGACTGCGGCCTGCACGGCAACCCCTCGCATACCGGCATCGACGACATCGAACGCGAATACGACACGGCGCTGCGCGCGCGCCTGCTGCTCTACCACTACGGCAGCGCGGCCGATGGCGCGGCGTTGACGGCGCGCGGCTACCGGGTTGCCGCCACGGGGCAGCGCATCGCGCTGCCGCCGCCGTCGCCGCCGCGCGCGGATGCCGGCTGA